One stretch of Novosphingobium pentaromativorans US6-1 DNA includes these proteins:
- a CDS encoding helix-turn-helix transcriptional regulator, translated as MVIGPELVEFMLSLGQVRTDADFYDLLLETTRRLGFKQFAFVSHVDLLAAADEAVAISNYPDGWVERILAERYYLDDPVHAASIGRSTPYAWHSIQRRVRLSKRQLSIMQEGASFGLQDGVTVPVHSPGEYRGTCSFATSERVSMTPRIRGATHIVAGFGFEAARKLVRIRLGAEKSTPSLPRLSPREVDCVGLVATGMGDTQIAHALGLSEATVHQHVTGAMRKCGVFKRTALVFRALFDGHICFHSLRRTSSK; from the coding sequence ATGGTTATTGGTCCAGAGCTTGTCGAATTCATGCTTAGCCTCGGGCAAGTACGCACCGATGCTGACTTCTATGATTTGTTGCTGGAAACAACCAGACGCCTCGGCTTCAAGCAGTTTGCGTTCGTCAGCCACGTGGACCTGCTAGCCGCAGCGGACGAGGCGGTTGCGATATCGAACTACCCGGATGGTTGGGTCGAACGAATTTTGGCCGAGCGCTATTATCTCGACGATCCCGTCCATGCAGCCAGCATTGGCCGCTCCACTCCCTACGCATGGCACTCCATCCAAAGGCGGGTAAGGCTGAGCAAGCGCCAGCTTTCGATCATGCAAGAGGGTGCCAGCTTCGGACTTCAGGATGGCGTGACCGTACCGGTGCATTCGCCAGGAGAATATCGGGGCACCTGCTCCTTTGCGACCTCTGAGCGCGTATCCATGACTCCTAGAATTCGAGGTGCAACGCACATAGTCGCTGGCTTTGGATTTGAGGCTGCGCGAAAGCTGGTCCGCATCCGTCTCGGTGCCGAAAAATCGACCCCGTCCTTGCCCCGACTCAGCCCGCGCGAGGTAGACTGCGTGGGCCTTGTCGCAACCGGCATGGGGGATACCCAGATCGCGCACGCATTGGGACTTTCCGAAGCGACGGTGCATCAACACGTCACCGGCGCCATGCGCAAATGCGGCGTATTCAAGCGGACCGCCTTGGTGTTCCGCGCCCTATTTGACGGACATATCTGCTTTCACAGCCTGCGCCGGACATCCTCTAAATAG
- a CDS encoding thermonuclease family protein has protein sequence MWMEAGWPGIARVAGTNAAPSLCIGSVHDGDTIRTCAGERVRIENIDAPELPDSPKCTDRRRQGWCDYSLAVRSRDELASFLKGGHVAISRSGTDRYGRTLARILVDGRDVGDHLVELGLARPWQ, from the coding sequence ATGTGGATGGAAGCGGGCTGGCCTGGGATCGCCCGGGTTGCCGGCACGAATGCGGCTCCGTCGCTTTGCATTGGCAGTGTACACGACGGCGATACCATCCGCACGTGCGCCGGGGAACGCGTGCGGATCGAGAACATCGACGCACCGGAACTGCCCGATAGCCCTAAATGCACCGACAGACGGCGGCAAGGATGGTGCGACTATAGCCTTGCTGTGCGCAGTAGGGATGAACTCGCTTCATTCCTGAAGGGCGGTCACGTGGCGATTTCGCGAAGCGGAACGGATAGATACGGTCGCACGCTCGCCCGTATTCTAGTCGATGGAAGGGATGTCGGCGATCATCTCGTCGAACTGGGACTGGCGAGGCCCTGGCAATGA
- a CDS encoding TolC family protein yields the protein MHKGLARMVALIAAGFAITWCGYANAQTITLEEALQRAGAEAPTISALETDVEAAEGLERQAALRPNPEVSLDVENVGGSGAFRGFNSTETTLAASQRVELGGKRGARIRAARAETRVAELQAALAVAQLGADVRQNYAAAVSARSRLELALGVVERNRELARIARELVDAGREPPLRALRAEAALGEAEARLQEAEAADLSARIALASLWGSQSPPDAVVPEWPQFPGVIAIAPENTIGVQLAGAEADAANRVIAQERANAVPDLSLSAGVRRFEETGDRAFVAGASISIPLGNRNQGAISAAEARARGAEFRRAAAMAEAARELASSRAEYQAAAARVATLEERSVPQAQEALRLAQIGYRNGKFTLIDVLDAAATLDDVRIALIEAHEAQAKTGANLQRLTATPEIMP from the coding sequence ATGCACAAAGGCTTGGCGCGCATGGTCGCGCTCATCGCTGCGGGTTTTGCAATCACGTGGTGTGGTTACGCAAACGCGCAAACAATAACATTGGAAGAAGCACTCCAGCGCGCTGGAGCAGAGGCGCCTACCATTAGCGCGCTGGAGACCGACGTCGAGGCTGCGGAAGGATTAGAGCGTCAGGCGGCGCTCCGTCCCAATCCGGAGGTATCTCTCGACGTGGAAAACGTTGGGGGAAGTGGCGCCTTTCGAGGCTTCAATTCTACCGAAACAACGCTTGCGGCAAGCCAACGTGTCGAGCTTGGCGGTAAGCGTGGAGCCCGCATTCGCGCTGCCAGAGCCGAAACGCGCGTAGCCGAATTGCAAGCAGCCCTTGCGGTGGCGCAGCTTGGTGCAGACGTCCGGCAAAACTATGCGGCGGCAGTCAGTGCCAGGTCCAGATTGGAGCTCGCCCTCGGTGTCGTTGAACGCAACCGTGAACTGGCTCGGATTGCGCGTGAGTTGGTCGATGCAGGACGCGAACCTCCCCTTCGCGCTTTAAGGGCAGAGGCAGCGCTGGGTGAGGCCGAAGCGCGACTGCAAGAGGCAGAAGCGGCTGATCTCTCGGCAAGGATCGCCCTTGCTTCGCTGTGGGGTTCGCAATCGCCTCCCGACGCAGTTGTGCCCGAATGGCCTCAATTCCCGGGCGTCATTGCAATCGCACCTGAGAACACGATTGGCGTGCAACTCGCCGGTGCGGAAGCGGACGCCGCCAACCGGGTCATCGCGCAAGAGCGCGCCAATGCAGTCCCCGATCTATCGTTGAGCGCCGGTGTGCGGCGGTTCGAAGAAACCGGGGACCGGGCATTCGTCGCCGGAGCGTCCATCAGCATCCCGCTCGGCAATCGCAACCAAGGCGCCATCTCGGCTGCGGAGGCACGCGCACGGGGAGCGGAGTTTCGCCGCGCTGCAGCCATGGCAGAGGCTGCCAGGGAACTCGCCAGCTCCCGGGCAGAATATCAGGCCGCCGCAGCGCGGGTCGCGACCCTGGAAGAACGAAGCGTGCCACAAGCTCAAGAGGCGCTGCGTCTCGCTCAGATCGGCTATCGTAATGGAAAGTTCACACTGATCGACGTGCTCGATGCGGCAGCTACGCTCGATGACGTCCGTATCGCTCTCATCGAAGCGCACGAAGCGCAAGCAAAGACTGGCGCGAACTTGCAGCGGCTGACTGCCACCCCGGAGATCATGCCATGA
- a CDS encoding phytanoyl-CoA dioxygenase family protein: MTAISLSSQCSARLRDHGYAIIEDLVSPDLIEALNADFETHFAATAFSQGSFSGPATRRFAGLLKRSYHVAHLVGHDLILALANDLLGPWCDHFSLNLTQAIELAPGASQQVPHRDQDMWPCSRFVDRERGMEFLINVMWPLSAFTRDNGATLVWPRSHRRQDELLIAPKEAVIAEMAPGSALVFLGSTLHAAGANRTALPRRGIIISYCLGWLKPYELPWLAYPPEVARQFPRSLARLAGYQVHRPNLGTFEGRCPSLLLEDTARPSGAIDALLPEQEALIAAWRQSADAPGGHSLMLAPHLNSGAASLGTERPGG; encoded by the coding sequence ATGACCGCCATTTCACTTTCCTCTCAGTGTTCAGCTCGACTGCGCGATCATGGCTATGCCATCATTGAGGATCTGGTTTCGCCGGATTTGATCGAAGCCTTGAACGCGGACTTCGAGACGCACTTTGCGGCCACCGCGTTTTCGCAAGGCAGCTTCTCCGGCCCGGCAACGCGACGCTTTGCCGGACTTCTCAAGCGATCCTACCATGTAGCACATCTCGTCGGGCACGATCTGATCCTCGCGCTTGCCAACGACCTGCTGGGCCCATGGTGCGATCATTTCTCGCTCAATCTCACGCAGGCAATCGAGCTAGCTCCAGGGGCGAGCCAGCAGGTTCCTCATCGCGACCAGGACATGTGGCCATGCAGCCGCTTCGTTGACCGCGAACGCGGCATGGAATTCCTGATCAACGTTATGTGGCCGCTGTCGGCCTTTACGCGGGATAATGGCGCAACGCTCGTCTGGCCCCGAAGCCACCGGCGGCAGGATGAACTGCTGATCGCCCCTAAGGAAGCCGTCATTGCAGAAATGGCGCCGGGCTCGGCACTCGTATTCCTGGGTTCGACGCTCCATGCGGCAGGCGCCAATCGTACCGCCCTTCCCCGCCGCGGCATTATTATCAGCTACTGCCTTGGATGGCTGAAACCTTACGAGCTCCCTTGGCTTGCATACCCGCCCGAGGTTGCGCGGCAATTCCCCAGAAGCCTTGCGCGCCTCGCAGGGTACCAAGTGCATCGCCCCAACCTCGGTACGTTCGAGGGCCGTTGCCCTTCGCTGTTGCTCGAGGACACTGCAAGGCCGAGCGGAGCGATCGATGCCCTTTTGCCCGAACAGGAAGCCCTGATTGCCGCATGGCGCCAAAGTGCTGACGCACCGGGGGGCCATTCGCTAATGCTGGCCCCGCATCTGAATTCCGGTGCGGCCTCGCTCGGGACGGAGCGACCGGGTGGATAG
- a CDS encoding molybdenum cofactor guanylyltransferase, with protein MILGAVLAGGQSSRFGSDKALAELEGHTLLALAVDALAGLCDHVIVVGRETAPAPTLPDWPRPGMGPLGGIAAALHHAHDEGYETVLTCGVDVAALPDNLLELLGAAPACLVDQPVIGLWPASASMAIEALLHSDEKHSMLRFADKIGARKVKAGKSIPNINTPADLSAISEKG; from the coding sequence ATGATCCTTGGAGCCGTTCTTGCAGGTGGGCAATCCAGTCGCTTCGGCAGTGACAAGGCGCTGGCGGAGCTGGAAGGGCATACATTGCTTGCCCTGGCGGTCGATGCGCTTGCGGGACTGTGCGATCACGTGATTGTCGTCGGGCGCGAAACGGCGCCGGCGCCGACCCTGCCTGATTGGCCGCGGCCCGGGATGGGCCCTCTTGGCGGCATTGCGGCGGCCTTGCACCACGCGCATGACGAGGGTTACGAAACGGTGCTCACCTGCGGCGTTGATGTCGCGGCGTTGCCCGATAACCTGCTTGAGCTTCTGGGCGCTGCGCCCGCATGTCTGGTCGATCAGCCGGTGATTGGCCTCTGGCCAGCCTCGGCCTCCATGGCAATCGAGGCGCTACTGCACAGTGACGAGAAGCATTCGATGTTGCGCTTCGCCGACAAAATCGGTGCGCGCAAGGTCAAGGCAGGCAAGTCGATCCCCAACATCAACACTCCGGCGGATCTCTCGGCGATTTCCGAAAAGGGATAA
- a CDS encoding response regulator transcription factor yields MMASLDTAKKADQHKGAKHGFCWLASGDIPKDMDLRRSGWKLVERDRPSEECIGVFYAAGLDNMGWMHILSSFGVEMRRHVLVTGVELAHERATLLQIGFGDVVSSDISLEELEARASRVSEALQWLPRHRKIGSLSLDLLAREAFGDDKPLNLNPREFALLWRLADCVGHTVSKQSLIQDVWRMGFVPETNSIAVHMSRLRRKLSFVGLSGMIETSSPGGYRLTLPEEADEGPGVRSQYGKVAPSGALGRPAKH; encoded by the coding sequence ATGATGGCCAGCCTGGATACCGCCAAGAAAGCCGACCAGCATAAAGGAGCCAAGCATGGCTTCTGCTGGTTGGCCTCGGGCGACATTCCCAAGGACATGGACCTGCGGCGTTCCGGCTGGAAACTTGTTGAACGCGACCGGCCGAGCGAGGAATGCATCGGCGTATTTTACGCCGCCGGTCTGGACAACATGGGCTGGATGCACATCCTCTCCTCGTTTGGCGTGGAAATGCGGCGCCACGTGCTGGTGACGGGCGTGGAGCTTGCGCACGAACGGGCCACGCTCCTGCAGATCGGGTTCGGCGACGTCGTCTCTTCAGACATCAGCCTCGAGGAACTGGAAGCCCGCGCCAGCCGGGTCTCAGAGGCGCTGCAATGGCTGCCGCGCCATCGCAAGATCGGATCCCTCTCGCTCGACCTGCTCGCACGCGAGGCGTTCGGGGACGACAAGCCGTTGAACCTCAATCCACGTGAGTTCGCCCTGCTCTGGCGCCTGGCGGACTGCGTCGGCCACACCGTCAGCAAGCAGTCGCTGATCCAGGACGTGTGGCGCATGGGCTTCGTGCCGGAGACCAACAGCATCGCCGTCCACATGTCCCGCCTGCGCCGAAAGCTCTCCTTCGTGGGGCTGTCCGGCATGATCGAGACGAGCTCGCCCGGCGGCTATCGCCTCACCCTGCCCGAGGAAGCTGATGAGGGACCCGGCGTGCGCTCGCAATACGGCAAGGTGGCCCCCTCAGGCGCCCTGGGCCGGCCCGCGAAGCACTGA
- a CDS encoding LL-diaminopimelate aminotransferase, which translates to MEDEFYRIKRLPPYVIAEVNAMRHAARQAGRDIIDLGMGNPDLPPPQHVIDKLCEVAQKPDAHGYSASSGIPGIRRAQANYYGRRFNVDLDPETEVVMTMGSKEGLASLATAITAPGDVVLSPNPSYPIHTFGFIIAGATIRSVPTTPDERYWQSLERAMAFTVPRPSILIVNYPSNPTAETVDLAFYERLVAWAKENKVWILSDLAYSELYYDGQPTRSILEVPGAKDVAVEFTSMSKTFSMAGWRVGFAVGNAKLIAALKRVKSYLDYGAFTPIQAAACAALNGPQDIVEKNRELYQKRRDVMVEAFGRAGWEIPSPKASMFAWAPLPPALKEMGSLEFSKQLLTEAEVAVAPGVGYGEDGEGFVRIAMVENEQRLRQAARNIKRFLSSKGVNTPGA; encoded by the coding sequence ATGGAAGACGAGTTCTACCGCATCAAGCGCCTGCCGCCCTACGTCATCGCCGAAGTCAACGCGATGCGGCACGCAGCACGCCAGGCGGGACGGGACATCATCGACCTCGGCATGGGCAACCCCGACCTGCCGCCGCCGCAGCACGTGATCGACAAGCTGTGCGAAGTGGCGCAGAAGCCCGATGCCCACGGCTACTCCGCTTCTTCGGGCATTCCGGGCATACGCCGCGCTCAGGCGAACTACTATGGCCGCCGCTTCAACGTCGATCTCGATCCCGAGACCGAAGTGGTGATGACCATGGGCTCGAAGGAGGGCCTGGCCAGCCTCGCCACGGCGATCACCGCGCCGGGCGATGTCGTGCTCTCGCCCAATCCCAGCTACCCGATCCACACTTTCGGCTTCATCATCGCCGGGGCCACGATCCGCTCGGTGCCGACGACGCCTGACGAGCGCTACTGGCAGTCGCTGGAACGCGCGATGGCCTTCACCGTGCCGCGCCCGTCGATCCTGATCGTCAACTACCCGTCGAACCCCACGGCCGAAACCGTCGACCTCGCTTTCTACGAACGCCTCGTCGCCTGGGCCAAGGAGAACAAGGTCTGGATCCTGTCCGACCTTGCCTACTCCGAACTCTATTACGATGGACAGCCGACCCGCTCGATCCTCGAGGTTCCGGGCGCCAAGGACGTTGCCGTCGAGTTCACCTCGATGTCCAAGACCTTCTCCATGGCAGGCTGGCGTGTCGGCTTCGCCGTCGGCAACGCGAAGCTGATCGCCGCGCTCAAGCGCGTGAAGTCCTACCTCGACTACGGCGCCTTCACGCCGATCCAGGCTGCCGCCTGCGCAGCGCTCAACGGCCCGCAGGACATCGTCGAGAAGAACCGCGAACTGTACCAGAAGCGCCGCGACGTCATGGTCGAGGCTTTCGGCCGCGCCGGGTGGGAAATCCCCAGCCCCAAGGCCTCGATGTTCGCATGGGCCCCCCTGCCTCCTGCCCTCAAGGAGATGGGCAGCCTCGAGTTCTCGAAGCAGCTTCTTACCGAAGCCGAAGTCGCGGTCGCGCCGGGCGTCGGATACGGCGAGGACGGCGAAGGCTTCGTGCGCATCGCCATGGTCGAGAACGAGCAGCGACTGCGCCAGGCGGCCCGCAACATCAAGCGCTTCCTGAGCTCCAAGGGGGTCAACACACCGGGCGCCTGA
- a CDS encoding tyrosine-type recombinase/integrase — protein MTAFVDRHGKERLRFRRTGFESHYFKSKLGTEEFRQEYRACLDGREVAIPVKVKRSAPGTIDDLVARYCSLPSRLGPTETTQRKIRGILEKFRKEHGHRTVADLEFEHVEAILQRKMERRKVGSRIEGGVEAARKLRKELVRLFDFAVKSRMMDRNPAALADRIKIAPGERSKGYYSWTESDIDQYRECHPLGSRARLAMELMLWTGQRRIDAIHLGPRHVATGRIELSQSKGGKVLGLPVAPQLLEAIVAMPPLPEGAECFLLNELGRPFTNAGFGNWFRDRCDEAGLHKCTAHGLRKAMMRRLADVETSQQGLKSVSGHSRDEEVAIYVRGAEQRRLAAAAIARVSDWEKLPETEKEDALAEAAKLALSAWKMSNLRES, from the coding sequence GTGACGGCGTTTGTCGACCGCCACGGCAAGGAGCGCTTGCGTTTTCGGCGCACTGGATTCGAAAGCCACTATTTCAAATCCAAGCTGGGAACCGAGGAGTTCCGCCAAGAATATCGAGCATGCTTGGATGGTCGGGAGGTGGCCATACCCGTCAAGGTCAAGCGCAGTGCTCCGGGAACTATTGATGATCTGGTAGCTCGCTATTGCTCTTTGCCGTCACGGCTTGGCCCGACTGAAACGACCCAGCGAAAAATTCGCGGCATCCTGGAGAAATTCCGAAAGGAGCATGGCCATCGCACTGTTGCGGACCTGGAATTTGAACATGTGGAGGCCATCTTGCAGCGCAAAATGGAACGCCGGAAGGTCGGCTCGCGAATCGAAGGCGGCGTTGAGGCCGCTCGCAAGCTCCGAAAGGAATTGGTCCGTCTGTTCGATTTCGCCGTCAAATCCCGGATGATGGATCGCAATCCCGCAGCTTTGGCCGACCGTATCAAGATCGCTCCTGGCGAACGTTCCAAAGGCTATTACAGTTGGACTGAGAGCGACATCGACCAGTATCGCGAATGCCATCCTCTGGGATCTCGCGCTCGGCTTGCGATGGAATTGATGTTGTGGACTGGGCAGCGTCGCATCGATGCCATCCACCTTGGTCCCAGGCACGTAGCGACCGGGCGCATTGAACTCAGCCAATCCAAAGGGGGGAAGGTTCTGGGGTTACCCGTCGCACCTCAGCTTCTCGAAGCAATTGTCGCCATGCCCCCATTACCGGAGGGTGCGGAATGTTTCCTTCTGAACGAACTCGGCCGCCCGTTCACTAATGCCGGATTTGGGAATTGGTTTCGAGATCGATGCGACGAGGCCGGATTGCATAAGTGCACTGCACACGGTCTGCGAAAGGCGATGATGCGGCGCTTGGCAGACGTTGAGACGAGCCAGCAAGGCCTCAAGTCGGTCTCAGGTCACAGCCGCGATGAAGAGGTGGCAATCTATGTCCGCGGCGCTGAGCAGAGACGTCTTGCTGCGGCCGCTATCGCCCGAGTCTCCGACTGGGAAAAATTGCCTGAAACCGAAAAGGAAGATGCGCTCGCAGAGGCCGCAAAATTGGCTCTATCGGCGTGGAAAATGTCTAACCTTAGGGAAAGTTAG
- a CDS encoding efflux RND transporter periplasmic adaptor subunit, translating into MTRRKTFIALGAVAIAAILIWIIWGSAGNAPTDAPPPSQTASASIPSEIRLTDAQMQTAEIALATVEAGDAGELIVPGTVRAAPSAVARLDARANGVVARILKTLGDPVRRGETVALLESAEAATLAEQVASAAARAQQARAAYEREKRLFEANVTARQDLEAAQAALSVASAELTRARAAVQAAGVTRNGRSIAVTSPVGGRVTAAPAVLGSYVTAGTELFRVVDPSRLQIEAALSPADASKVAVGDVATISLPGGGQVDARVRSITPSVDLQTRASTAVLSLRSAPPGLQPDSFVEVRLTTEAASGSVLSVPADAVQDLNGQSIVFVRTNRGFRVAPVTTGQRSAGRVTILSGVTKGQQIASRNAFLIKAEIAKQGEGDE; encoded by the coding sequence ATGACACGCAGAAAAACCTTCATCGCACTGGGCGCGGTGGCCATCGCAGCGATCCTAATCTGGATTATCTGGGGTAGCGCCGGAAACGCACCCACCGACGCCCCGCCACCTTCACAGACCGCCTCTGCAAGCATTCCCTCGGAAATACGACTTACGGATGCGCAAATGCAGACGGCAGAGATCGCTCTTGCGACCGTCGAGGCAGGTGATGCCGGCGAACTGATCGTGCCGGGCACCGTTCGTGCCGCGCCCAGTGCGGTCGCGCGCCTTGATGCTCGTGCCAACGGGGTCGTCGCTCGCATCCTGAAGACACTCGGCGATCCGGTCAGGCGCGGTGAAACGGTCGCCCTGCTCGAAAGCGCCGAGGCTGCAACGCTTGCTGAACAGGTCGCATCAGCTGCCGCCCGAGCGCAGCAGGCGCGGGCTGCCTACGAGCGCGAAAAGCGCTTGTTCGAAGCGAACGTCACCGCGCGGCAGGACCTCGAAGCTGCACAAGCAGCGCTCTCCGTGGCGAGCGCGGAACTTACGCGCGCGCGTGCAGCAGTGCAGGCAGCCGGCGTTACACGCAATGGGCGCTCGATTGCGGTAACCTCGCCTGTCGGCGGCCGTGTGACCGCAGCGCCGGCGGTGCTCGGAAGCTATGTGACCGCCGGCACAGAACTGTTCCGTGTCGTTGATCCCTCAAGGCTCCAGATCGAAGCTGCACTTTCTCCCGCTGACGCTTCAAAGGTCGCGGTGGGAGACGTGGCCACGATCAGCCTTCCCGGCGGAGGACAGGTCGATGCAAGGGTTCGCTCGATCACCCCATCGGTGGATTTGCAGACTCGCGCGTCTACCGCTGTCCTTTCTCTAAGAAGTGCACCGCCAGGCCTGCAACCGGACAGCTTCGTGGAAGTCAGGCTGACGACCGAGGCCGCAAGCGGCAGCGTGCTCAGCGTGCCTGCGGACGCAGTGCAGGATTTGAATGGGCAATCGATCGTGTTCGTCAGAACCAACCGGGGTTTCCGTGTCGCCCCGGTCACGACCGGCCAGCGGTCTGCAGGCCGGGTCACAATACTTTCAGGAGTGACAAAAGGCCAGCAGATTGCCTCGCGCAATGCCTTCCTCATCAAGGCGGAAATCGCGAAGCAGGGAGAGGGCGATGAGTGA
- a CDS encoding PHA/PHB synthase family protein, producing the protein MATDATEVFSDMLRGQAKGMATLFGQMLPAESSQGAEKAVQWAEVAGRLQSIWTEFQVEQLSKASGEKSHYTDPVKWIATFEAVMRQLPLSNPQVQQGLWDEVIAVLTAVLGQYGMGPRAFEEAKGDPHMPLRDRRFADPEWRSKPIFAVLHQLYLLLSTQVMKHAEAIEDLEPGRKAQLIFAAKTIVDALSPANFPLTNPVALAKANETGGESLIRGFEHMLDDLRKGQLTHTNPAAFKLGENIAVTPGKVVHETDLFQIIQYTPTTDKVLATPLVIFPPWINRFYILDLNAKKSFVRWAVEQGLTVFMVSWKSADASMADLLWDDYIQAQIDAIDHVRERLKVPAVHTIGYCVAGTTLAATLAVLARKGEADKVASATFFTAQVDFEGAGDLKVFVDDQQIETIGQLSPEGYVDGRYLAATFNILRGNDLIWNYVEKNYLKGEEYPAFDLLHWNGDVTNLPARWHRDYLRDLYRDNRLVVADSLSACGVPIDLHRITTPAYVQAGREDHIAPPSSVWKFTHYLSGPQTFLLAGSGHIAGVVNPPSSGKYQYWTNDESPDTLEEFVAGAKEHPGSWWPHWVEWIRALGSDEVSARGKRRPGGRGDKVIEDAPGRYVMTR; encoded by the coding sequence ATGGCTACTGACGCTACGGAAGTGTTCTCGGATATGCTTCGCGGCCAGGCCAAGGGTATGGCGACTCTCTTTGGTCAGATGTTGCCTGCCGAAAGTTCGCAGGGCGCGGAGAAGGCCGTCCAGTGGGCGGAAGTGGCAGGGCGCTTGCAGTCGATCTGGACCGAGTTCCAGGTCGAGCAACTGAGCAAGGCGTCGGGCGAGAAATCGCATTACACCGACCCGGTGAAGTGGATCGCGACTTTCGAGGCCGTGATGCGCCAGCTGCCGCTCTCCAACCCGCAAGTCCAGCAGGGTCTCTGGGACGAAGTCATCGCGGTGCTGACGGCCGTGCTTGGCCAGTACGGCATGGGCCCGCGCGCTTTCGAGGAAGCGAAGGGCGATCCCCATATGCCGCTTCGCGATCGGCGCTTCGCCGATCCGGAATGGCGCAGCAAGCCGATCTTCGCGGTCCTGCACCAGCTCTACCTCTTGCTCTCCACGCAGGTGATGAAACACGCCGAGGCGATCGAGGATCTCGAGCCGGGCCGCAAGGCGCAGCTGATCTTCGCGGCAAAGACCATTGTCGATGCACTGAGTCCGGCGAACTTTCCCCTGACCAACCCGGTGGCGCTGGCCAAGGCCAACGAGACTGGCGGCGAGAGCCTGATCCGCGGGTTCGAGCACATGCTCGACGACTTGCGCAAGGGCCAGCTGACGCATACCAACCCGGCCGCGTTCAAGCTGGGCGAGAACATCGCGGTGACGCCGGGCAAGGTCGTTCACGAGACCGACCTGTTCCAGATCATCCAGTACACGCCCACCACCGACAAGGTGCTGGCAACGCCGCTGGTGATCTTCCCGCCTTGGATCAACCGCTTCTACATCCTCGACCTCAACGCGAAGAAGAGCTTCGTGCGCTGGGCGGTCGAGCAGGGGCTGACCGTGTTCATGGTCTCTTGGAAGTCTGCCGACGCCTCGATGGCGGACCTGTTGTGGGACGATTACATCCAGGCCCAGATCGACGCGATCGACCATGTGCGCGAGAGGCTGAAGGTACCGGCTGTGCACACCATCGGCTATTGCGTTGCCGGGACCACCCTGGCGGCGACACTTGCCGTGCTGGCGCGCAAGGGCGAGGCCGACAAGGTTGCCAGCGCGACCTTCTTTACCGCCCAGGTCGATTTCGAAGGGGCAGGCGACCTCAAGGTCTTCGTCGACGACCAGCAGATCGAGACGATCGGCCAGCTTTCGCCGGAGGGCTACGTCGACGGACGCTATCTTGCGGCCACCTTCAATATCCTTCGCGGCAACGATCTGATCTGGAACTACGTCGAGAAGAATTACCTCAAGGGCGAGGAATACCCTGCCTTCGACCTGCTGCACTGGAACGGCGACGTAACCAACCTGCCGGCCCGCTGGCATCGCGATTACCTGCGTGATCTTTACCGCGACAACCGCCTTGTCGTTGCGGATTCGCTGAGCGCGTGCGGGGTGCCGATCGACCTGCACCGCATCACCACGCCGGCCTATGTCCAGGCCGGGCGCGAAGATCACATTGCCCCGCCTTCCAGCGTCTGGAAGTTCACCCATTACCTTTCGGGGCCGCAGACTTTCCTGCTGGCAGGATCCGGGCATATCGCCGGGGTGGTCAATCCGCCTTCTTCGGGCAAGTACCAGTACTGGACCAACGACGAATCGCCCGACACGCTCGAGGAATTCGTCGCCGGGGCGAAGGAGCACCCGGGCAGCTGGTGGCCCCATTGGGTCGAGTGGATTCGTGCACTGGGCAGCGATGAAGTCTCGGCTCGCGGCAAGCGGCGCCCGGGCGGGCGCGGCGACAAGGTCATCGAGGATGCACCGGGTCGCTACGTGATGACGCGCTGA
- a CDS encoding acyl-homoserine-lactone synthase — protein MTHVIQGGWAAAQGPLLAQMYQERKRVFIDLLRWDLPALDGQYEIDQFDTPSTIYLIIADTDGKHLGSLRLLPTTQPHVLGDVFPGLCNLDNPRLPDVWEISRLCLSRGIRAAERRIVRDKLATALTLFARDNCIRAYCCVADMPWYTQILSFGWRCEPLGLPQDLPCGMLAALMIHIDDETPRLLGETGIWSETLAPLAALSQ, from the coding sequence ATGACCCATGTCATTCAAGGCGGATGGGCGGCGGCGCAGGGGCCGCTGCTCGCTCAGATGTATCAGGAACGCAAGCGCGTATTCATCGATCTGCTGCGCTGGGATTTGCCCGCGCTCGATGGCCAATATGAAATCGACCAGTTCGACACACCCTCGACCATCTATCTCATCATCGCCGATACCGACGGCAAGCATTTGGGTTCGCTTCGGCTTCTGCCGACCACCCAGCCCCATGTTCTGGGCGATGTCTTTCCCGGCCTCTGCAACCTCGACAACCCACGCCTGCCTGATGTCTGGGAGATCTCGCGGCTGTGTTTGTCGCGCGGCATCCGTGCGGCCGAACGCCGGATTGTGCGTGACAAACTGGCAACGGCCCTGACGCTATTCGCGCGAGATAACTGTATCCGCGCTTATTGCTGTGTGGCCGACATGCCCTGGTACACGCAGATCCTCTCGTTCGGATGGCGCTGCGAACCGCTCGGACTGCCCCAGGACCTGCCTTGCGGCATGCTCGCCGCCCTGATGATCCACATCGACGACGAGACACCCCGGTTGCTGGGTGAAACCGGCATCTGGTCGGAAACGCTCGCGCCACTTGCCGCTCTCAGTCAGTGA